The Glycine soja cultivar W05 chromosome 3, ASM419377v2, whole genome shotgun sequence genome window below encodes:
- the LOC114406367 gene encoding dCTP pyrophosphatase 1-like has product MAGVPPEAHVSLDQLKQIMDEFAKERDWEQFHSPRNLLLALVGEVGELSEIFQWKGEVPKGLLDWKEEEKVHLGEELSDVLLYLVRLSDMCGVDLGKAALRKVQLNAVKYPKKVYEDPSSSTVSPNNTN; this is encoded by the exons ATGGCTGGGGTTCCTCCAGAAGCACATGTTTCACTTGATCAGCTTAAGCAGATAATGGATGAGTTTGCAAAGGAGAGGGATTGGGAGCAGTTTCATAGCCCAAGGAACCTCCTTTTGGCTTTG GTGGGTGAAGTGGGAGAATTGTCTGAGATATTTCAGTGGAAAGGGGAGGTTCCAAAGGGTCTTCTAGATTGGAAAGAGGAGGAAAAGGTTCATCTTGGTGAAGAGCTTTCAGATGTGTTGCTTTATCTTGTGAGGCTCTCCGACATGTGTGGTGTAGATCTTGGCAAAGCTGCTTTAAGAAAGGTTCAACTCAATGCCGTAAAATACCCAAAAAAGGTTTATGAAGACCCTTCAAGCAGCACTGTCAGCCCCAACAACACCAATTGA